The proteins below are encoded in one region of Thunnus maccoyii chromosome 24, fThuMac1.1, whole genome shotgun sequence:
- the LOC121891900 gene encoding probable G-protein coupled receptor 34 → MTTFPSSSSFPSTSSAPTLSNSSPSLPVSMSMSFITATSPPSSSSPLSFSNNSSNNSSPTETPCSFDDPALRMPLVVVYSLFFLFGLVGNIFALWVFLCLHKSRNSVRVFLINCAVADLVLLACLPFRVFYHLNGNQWVLGYAACKLVGNLFYMNMYISITLLGLISLDRYLRLKGKGRARRGMRIRLWGCNRPWSSVACAALWGMSLLAVVPMIATAEDKEDGNKCFQYKTRQYAKGKAYFNGALVLLFWLVFLMLVVSYAKIASQLLRVSRDKPDLPNAQRYQRTAKKSFFVLFLFTICFAPYHAFRPIYILSQLSGNLTCDYMQMVDRTNEVMLLFSAFNSCLDPVMYFLLSGSVRKTAFSALGHRLGNRLLFLNDATSNSSTTEFRRPSVPAALHNPELNTPASTPRSSICVINSNLRRTCVTTFATTGRQ, encoded by the coding sequence ATGACTACcttcccctcttcttcttctttcccctCCACTTCTTCAGCCCCTACATTATCTAactcctctccatccctccccgTTTCCATGTCCATGTCCTTCATCACAGccacctctcctccctcttcctcctctcctttatCCTTCTCTAACAACTCCTCCAACAACTCCTCCCCAACTGAGACTCCGTGTTCGTTTGATGACCCGGCACTCCGCATGCCGCTGGTGGTCGTCTATTCCCTGTTCTTCCTCTTTGGTCTGGTGGGTAACATCTTCGCCCTGTGGGTCTTCCTTTGCCTTCATAAAAGCCGCAACTCTGTGCGAGTGTTCCTCATCAACTGTGCTGTGGCTGATCTGGTCCTCCTGGCGTGTCTGCCCTTCAGGGTCTTCTACCACCTGAATGGAAACCAGTGGGTACTGGGATATGCCGCCTGCAAGCTGGTGGGGAATCTATTTTATATGAACAtgtacatcagtattacattaCTGGGGCTCATCAGCTTGGACAGGTACTTGAGGTTAAAGGGGAAGGGACGAGCACGGAGAGGTATGAGGATAAGGCTGTGGGGGTGTAACCGGCCGTGGAGTTCAGTGGCATGCGCGGCTTTGTGGGGTATGTCACTGTTGGCGGTGGTGCCCATGATCGCCACGGCAGAGGACAAAGAGGACGGTAACAAATGCTTCCAGTACAAGACGCGGCAATACGCCAAAGGGAAAGCCTACTTTAACGGGGCGCTGGTATTGCTGTTTTGGCTCGTTTTCCTCATGCTGGTGGTTTCCTACGCCAAGATTGCTTCCCAGTTGCTGAGGGTCTCACGGGACAAGCCAGACCTTCCCAATGCACAACGATACCAACGAACTGCCAAAAAGTCCTTCTTTGTCCTCTTTCTGTTCACTATCTGCTTTGCGCCCTACCATGCCTTTCGCCCCATCTACATCCTCTCCCAGCTCAGTGGAAATTTGACTTGTGACTACATGCAAATGGTGGACCGTACCAATGAGGTGATGCTGTTATTCTCTGCCTTTAACAGCTGTTTGGATCCGGTCATGTACTTTTTGTTATCTGGCTCAGTGCGCAAAACCGCCTTCAGTGCACTCGGACATCGGCTTGGCAACCGGCTTCTCTTCCTAAACGACGCAACATCTAACAGCTCGACAACGGAGTTCCGACGGCCATCTGTGCCTGCGGCTTTACACAACCCTGAACTGAACACCCCCGCATCAACCCCCAGAAGCAGTATTTGTGTCATCAACTCAAACCTGCGCCGCACATGTGTGACCACATTTGCAACTACTGGCCGACAATGA